In the genome of Candidatus Omnitrophota bacterium, the window CGCCGCTACTACCGCTTACAGTAGTAGTAAAAATAGGTTTCTCTCCGCCCACTAACAATTCTGCTTCTTTGCCGCTCTGACATGCCAGGCGCGGACGGGAAAGAATCTTGGCTTTTCCTTCTTGGACTAAGGCGTTTAAAGTCCAGGCAAAAGCCGTGCGATTCAGATTGGAAACACTAAAAAGATTTGACCACTTAGCTCCGGCAGCTGAAATCCCCGCAGAGCCAACTTCAGTAAGAGTAACTCCGTTTGAATTCATTAAGGGATTGCTTAAGCCCAAAGAAGTTGTCGCGTCTTTATCTAATTCAAAAACCTCTACGTCTATTTCTACCACTGCCTCTTCTTCTTTGACTTCGATCAAATCTATGATCTTGTCTTTTAATTCCGCCAAGACGGTAAGCACTCTTTCTTTATCTTGAGGAAGCTTTACTCTTCCTAAAAGAAGTATTTTTTCTTCTTCCTGCGAGGCCTTAACGTATATTTCAGGAAGATTTAAATTCGTGATTAGCTGTTGGGCTCTTTTAAAGGCGCCTTGAATATCTTGGGTAAAGACATTTACCTTATAAGACTGCTCGCCATAGCTATCCCAGAAAATAAGCGTGGTAGTGCCTTTTTTCTTAGGGATAAGCGTCATTTCGCGTATCGTAACATTAGCCACATCAGCCACTTCCGGATTAGCAATAACAACGCGCGAGGGATGATTCACTGACAATACAAAATTATCGCCCAAATAAAGGCTTAATTCTGCCTGTGTGTCCTGTGATGCCCCTAAAGAAAAACTAAAGCCCAGAACCAACGCCGCTACCAAAATTAAGGATTTTATTTGTTTTTTCATATTATTTTTCTAAAAGAACTTTCTCCTTGTTTGTCCCGCGGTATATTTCCACGTAATCGCTTGGTTTATGCACCTCTTGTTGGACCGGGGCCTGCGGAAAAACATACTGCAACACCGCGTCCCAAGTTGCCGGCTGTACCGGCTCTATCTTATTATCTCCGGGCGCGCGAAGGGAAAGCTTGATTTTTCCCTGCTCCTGGACAAAAGCAATTAAATTCGCCTGTTGCGCGTCTAAGGCAAGGGTAATCAAAGGCGCCTGATCTTGCGCAACTTCTCTTTTCGCTCTTATGCTAATAACGTTACTTTCGGAAGAGCGCAGTTTCTGCCCCACAGCCAATACCTCAATATTCTGAAAAATAGGCAGGCTGATTAATTGTGTTACAACTTTGCCATCAGCGCCCTGCATGGCCTGAGGGATCATCGCGATAACATCCACTTTATCTCCAGATTTAAGCATTCCGGCAACCGCGGCAATATTGTCTACGGAAATAGTGATTGCGCGCTTCCCAGCGGGAGTGATCGCCGAAAGGTCTGAACTTTCCTGACGGGAATAAGAAAGCTTGCTCATTAAGATCTGATCGCCTTTGTCTATATCCGCGATAGCAACCATCCCGGCTAAACGATCGGCAGAAGTAACCGCCCCGGACTGGATATTCCTGCTTAATTCTATTTTAGCAGTAAAATCCCCTGCCTCAATAGCTTTTCCTTTAGGGATATCTCTTGCGGCAACCAAAACAGAAACCTGTTCTTTTCTAAGTTCATTAAACTTAGCACGGGCCAATTCCTGCGCCTTTTGCTTTTCCTGATTAATATATGTCAGGGTGGCAAAAATCGCCCCTACTGCGAAAACTCCTCCCACGATAAGATAGATCTGCTGTTTTTGTAGGGCCATTTTATTTAATTTTGTTTTCGTACACCTCTACCTTGATATTGCTTGAGGTGGCTTTGTTATAAAAGTTTTCCAATTCTTTTTCCGTCTCTAACATGGTCAACCTTTCCTTAAGCTTATCCTGAACATCGGCAAGAGACATCTGTTTTCCTTCTTTAACAGCCTCTATTTTGACGATATAATAACCATCAGGCCCTTTGAACACGGGGCTGGGCGTATTCTGGCGCAGCCAAGATGAAAATGCCAC includes:
- a CDS encoding TonB family protein translates to MKKQIKSLILVAALVLGFSFSLGASQDTQAELSLYLGDNFVLSVNHPSRVVIANPEVADVANVTIREMTLIPKKKGTTTLIFWDSYGEQSYKVNVFTQDIQGAFKRAQQLITNLNLPEIYVKASQEEEKILLLGRVKLPQDKERVLTVLAELKDKIIDLIEVKEEEAVVEIDVEVFELDKDATTSLGLSNPLMNSNGVTLTEVGSAGISAAGAKWSNLFSVSNLNRTAFAWTLNALVQEGKAKILSRPRLACQSGKEAELLVGGEKPIFTTTVSGSSGAEGTDVEYKEYGIKLKMKPVVMGGEKIKLGVNVEVSEPGSVEYIGLTTNRTAQAYPFSKRNASTELFINSGQIMSIGGLIKQKESEDITKTPGLGDIPIIGMLFRKKSHLTGGGSGERGNVELYITLTPTIVSREPDAQAAKEALAAPAAPKIDSAESSQEALRQYSILLQKKIVDILSYPSAAKEAGIEGIVRISLHLAANGSLVDSIIKVSSGYDILDEQALIAARGISNYPSFPVAMDKQEAWVDIPIEFRLR
- the cpaB gene encoding Flp pilus assembly protein CpaB gives rise to the protein MALQKQQIYLIVGGVFAVGAIFATLTYINQEKQKAQELARAKFNELRKEQVSVLVAARDIPKGKAIEAGDFTAKIELSRNIQSGAVTSADRLAGMVAIADIDKGDQILMSKLSYSRQESSDLSAITPAGKRAITISVDNIAAVAGMLKSGDKVDVIAMIPQAMQGADGKVVTQLISLPIFQNIEVLAVGQKLRSSESNVISIRAKREVAQDQAPLITLALDAQQANLIAFVQEQGKIKLSLRAPGDNKIEPVQPATWDAVLQYVFPQAPVQQEVHKPSDYVEIYRGTNKEKVLLEK